The uncultured Desulfovibrio sp. genome contains a region encoding:
- a CDS encoding AbrB family transcriptional regulator, whose protein sequence is MGTTIMLFAVGLAGSFVFDRFHLPGGAMTGAMIAVVIFKSCGSITSPDMAHWVRFIVYGCVGVLVGNMYNPGMLDAVRDTWPMMLLSTGIILMAGLLCTWIAVRWGGLSVGGAYLATSPGGFNAVVALSGGTGAEAPMVMVYHLVRIYAIVLLSPIVAKMLSYLVK, encoded by the coding sequence ATGGGTACAACAATAATGCTGTTTGCCGTGGGGCTTGCAGGAAGTTTTGTTTTTGACCGTTTTCACCTGCCCGGCGGGGCCATGACAGGGGCCATGATCGCCGTGGTGATTTTCAAAAGCTGCGGCTCCATTACCTCACCCGACATGGCGCACTGGGTGCGCTTTATTGTCTACGGGTGCGTGGGCGTGCTTGTGGGCAACATGTATAATCCCGGCATGCTCGATGCCGTGCGCGACACCTGGCCCATGATGCTGCTTTCAACAGGCATTATTCTGATGGCGGGGCTTTTGTGCACATGGATTGCCGTGCGCTGGGGCGGACTCTCTGTAGGCGGGGCATATCTGGCGACCAGCCCAGGCGGATTCAACGCGGTGGTGGCGCTTTCCGGCGGCACAGGGGCGGAAGCCCCCATGGTGATGGTGTACCATCTGGTGCGCATCTATGCCATTGTGCTGCTCTCGCCCATTGTGGCCAAGATGCTGTCTTATTTAGTGAAGTAA
- a CDS encoding sulfite exporter TauE/SafE family protein produces MLIFAAMLLLGILLGFVGAGGAGVMITMLSVGFDIPMQVALGTSLAAMTFTSLSGSVSHFREGNVNRRLGLLLGAFGAAGAFCGAHISSGLASATLKPLTGVVLMFSAFLIYLRVFHPANPLFSFRFTSTRGVKFWLLTGMVGVFNGLVSGACGVGATPFIQMTLLIIFNVPLYQTVGTTMLVILPIAAFGSLGFLAAGHLDLVLFLQVLAGQVIGAYVGAKFTRMAPQLLLKGCMVALPGLGGLILLLAR; encoded by the coding sequence ATGCTTATTTTTGCCGCCATGCTTTTGTTGGGGATATTGCTGGGCTTTGTGGGCGCTGGCGGCGCTGGCGTTATGATCACCATGCTTAGCGTGGGCTTTGACATCCCCATGCAGGTTGCCCTTGGCACTTCTCTTGCGGCCATGACGTTTACGTCCCTCTCCGGCTCCGTCAGCCACTTTCGCGAGGGCAACGTCAACCGCAGGCTGGGCTTGCTGCTGGGCGCGTTCGGCGCCGCCGGGGCCTTCTGCGGCGCACATATCTCGTCCGGGCTTGCCTCCGCCACGCTCAAGCCGTTGACTGGCGTGGTGCTTATGTTCTCTGCCTTCCTCATTTATCTGCGGGTTTTTCACCCGGCCAATCCGCTGTTCAGCTTTCGTTTCACCAGTACCCGAGGCGTGAAGTTCTGGCTGCTGACAGGCATGGTGGGTGTGTTCAACGGTCTGGTTTCCGGGGCCTGCGGCGTGGGGGCAACCCCCTTTATCCAGATGACCCTGCTGATCATCTTCAATGTGCCGCTCTATCAGACCGTAGGCACAACCATGCTGGTCATTCTGCCCATTGCAGCCTTTGGCAGCCTGGGTTTTCTCGCCGCCGGGCATCTGGATCTTGTGCTGTTCCTGCAGGTTCTGGCTGGTCAGGTCATCGGCGCATATGTGGGCGCAAAGTTTACCCGCATGGCTCCGCAATTGCTGCTCAAAGGCTGCATGGTCGCGCTGCCGGGGCTGGGCGGTCTGATCCTGCTGCTTGCCCGCTAA
- a CDS encoding TDT family transporter produces the protein MHDPWQTRKQTTTEDNSRLQSVRNFFRAVPTPLAGLALGIASLGIGLEKSLPLHNFAQVFGALTSMALILLLAGKFAMNPRLLLEELRHPVLGSILPTTSMALMLQSKSLSILDARAAQWLWLFAVALHLCLLLAFVAFRARQFSLHHMLPSWFVPFVGISVAAMTVPGPAYYQLAYGLMVFGMVNYAALLPVMLYRLIFSREIEDASKPTIAVLAAPASLSLVAYLSLEPTPSLLLCSLLLGVAVLMTSIIYVAFFKLLRLPFSPGFAAYTFPMAVGATALYKVSELLAAYPATLEYALQLKVLAVLEMIVATLVVAYVCWRYLIFYVRAWDTLLRAQRAAHV, from the coding sequence ATGCACGATCCGTGGCAAACACGCAAGCAGACCACAACCGAGGATAATTCCAGGTTGCAGAGTGTTCGCAATTTCTTTCGCGCTGTTCCCACGCCCCTTGCGGGGTTGGCCCTTGGCATTGCCAGTCTGGGCATCGGGCTTGAAAAAAGCCTGCCCCTCCACAATTTTGCGCAGGTGTTTGGCGCGCTGACATCCATGGCGCTGATCCTGCTCCTGGCAGGCAAATTTGCCATGAACCCAAGGCTGTTGCTCGAAGAACTGCGCCACCCTGTACTTGGAAGTATTTTACCTACGACCTCAATGGCCCTGATGCTGCAATCCAAGAGCCTGAGCATTCTGGACGCGCGGGCGGCCCAGTGGCTCTGGCTGTTTGCCGTGGCCCTGCATCTCTGCCTTTTGCTGGCCTTTGTGGCCTTCAGGGCACGGCAGTTCAGCCTGCACCACATGCTGCCAAGCTGGTTTGTCCCCTTTGTTGGCATCAGCGTGGCGGCCATGACGGTTCCCGGCCCGGCCTACTACCAGCTCGCCTATGGCCTGATGGTTTTTGGCATGGTCAATTACGCGGCCCTGCTGCCGGTCATGTTGTACCGGCTCATATTTTCCCGAGAAATCGAAGACGCATCCAAGCCAACCATAGCTGTGCTTGCCGCTCCGGCCAGCCTTTCTCTGGTGGCCTATCTGAGCCTTGAGCCCACCCCCTCCCTGCTCCTGTGCAGCCTGTTGCTCGGGGTGGCGGTGTTGATGACCAGCATCATCTATGTTGCCTTTTTCAAGTTGCTGCGTTTGCCCTTCAGCCCTGGCTTTGCGGCCTACACCTTCCCCATGGCGGTTGGGGCAACAGCTTTGTACAAGGTCTCTGAACTGCTGGCCGCCTATCCCGCAACGCTGGAGTACGCCCTGCAACTCAAGGTGCTGGCAGTGCTGGAAATGATTGTCGCCACTCTGGTTGTAGCCTATGTGTGCTGGCGCTACCTGATCTTTTACGTTCGGGCGTGGGATACGCTGCTGCGCGCGCAAAGGGCGGCGCACGTCTGA
- a CDS encoding LysR substrate-binding domain-containing protein, protein MTLKQLQVFLAVARFQNLTQAAEAVFLTKGAVSQALQELERHLGVRLFDRVHPHLRLNHEGARLWPLADEMMQRAEAIERTFQAGGACFLSIGASKTIGNYLLPQLMHDFEKDHGWLPKAQIANTNRLLELVEGYVLDVVLLEGEQHRPDMVAEEWLKDEMAVVACKGHALADGKAHAPEELAGQRWILREPDSGTRAFFAHTLGTLIAPYTVALSLSSTEAVLGMVEQGLGITFASRLMAELPGFSSRFSIIRLTQTFSRTFSLCWHESKYHSAGMDTFIRFCRAWSPLNR, encoded by the coding sequence ATGACACTCAAGCAATTGCAGGTTTTTCTGGCTGTGGCGCGGTTTCAGAACCTCACACAGGCCGCAGAGGCTGTGTTTCTGACCAAGGGTGCGGTTTCCCAGGCCTTGCAGGAACTGGAGCGGCACCTCGGCGTGCGTCTGTTTGACAGGGTGCACCCGCATTTGCGGCTGAATCATGAGGGGGCGCGCCTGTGGCCGCTGGCGGACGAAATGATGCAAAGGGCCGAGGCCATCGAGCGGACATTTCAGGCTGGCGGGGCCTGCTTCTTGAGCATTGGGGCCAGCAAGACCATTGGCAACTATCTGCTGCCGCAACTGATGCACGATTTTGAAAAGGATCACGGATGGCTGCCCAAGGCGCAGATAGCCAACACCAACCGCCTGCTTGAACTGGTGGAAGGTTATGTCCTGGATGTGGTGCTGCTGGAGGGCGAGCAGCATCGGCCCGACATGGTGGCGGAAGAATGGCTGAAGGATGAAATGGCGGTGGTGGCGTGCAAGGGGCATGCTCTGGCGGACGGCAAGGCCCATGCGCCGGAAGAGCTGGCAGGCCAGCGCTGGATTCTGAGGGAGCCGGATTCCGGCACAAGGGCGTTTTTTGCGCACACCCTAGGCACACTCATTGCGCCCTATACCGTGGCCCTGAGCCTCAGCTCCACCGAGGCGGTGCTGGGCATGGTGGAACAGGGGCTGGGCATCACCTTTGCTTCGCGGCTCATGGCCGAGCTGCCAGGTTTCAGCAGCCGTTTTTCAATAATCCGGCTGACACAGACGTTTTCACGCACGTTTTCCCTTTGCTGGCATGAGTCAAAATACCACTCTGCGGGCATGGACACGTTTATCCGCTTTTGCCGGGCGTGGTCGCCGCTCAACAGATAG
- a CDS encoding tetratricopeptide repeat protein, with translation MFLRWGAVYSRAHLISAIRAVLVYSLCVSLALSGGAAFAASDSVFVQGTGAPTAPMGGSNAPSPNGMGGQPFGGGTSPTLSQPMPAAPMQTPTVQVPTVQTPTVQTPTVQTPTVARPSVPTPQQVNPLTTPGAPAPAQAQQPQVPAAQGASAPAAPAQPASPALEAPKKPEAPVKEKGSKNRRDKKSKKGKKEEAAEQEKAAPAMESAPTKAPVPVPQRTSPPTQAEEAAAAYAKGDYATAESIWSKQAEAGDGQAMNNLGVLYDLGQGVEPDLGRALHWFAESAKTGHPSGMSNYGRMLEQGRGIEPNPAEAARWFDLAARQGQPEAQYNLGMLYELGRGVQQDFTAAAAWYSRAAAQQQTEALFRLGHFYRVGQGVTKNPSRAVLLLYAAAMNGDANAMKELEDMARAEPSRPEAVLFGQRLDNTDRNSMRTALRQYGATIIREDDAYICDLYDAAKVAPGARQMAICYGPGNPGSLGFLELDYTAPNNTVEGMILKMVTDRFGKASAGEGDDAHLWNLGSVVVATRYEPTRGQLSLMYMVPRVYHLTRQR, from the coding sequence ATGTTTCTTCGATGGGGCGCGGTTTACAGCCGCGCCCATCTTATTTCAGCCATTCGGGCCGTACTCGTGTACAGCCTGTGCGTGTCCCTGGCTCTGTCGGGCGGCGCGGCCTTTGCCGCGTCAGACTCCGTTTTTGTTCAGGGTACTGGCGCGCCCACCGCTCCCATGGGCGGAAGCAATGCACCCAGCCCCAACGGCATGGGTGGGCAACCCTTCGGGGGTGGCACTTCGCCCACGCTCTCGCAGCCAATGCCAGCGGCACCAATGCAGACGCCTACGGTTCAGGTGCCTACTGTACAGACACCCACGGTGCAAACCCCCACGGTGCAAACCCCAACCGTCGCAAGGCCCTCCGTGCCCACGCCGCAGCAGGTCAACCCACTGACCACACCGGGAGCGCCCGCCCCTGCTCAGGCCCAGCAACCGCAGGTTCCTGCGGCACAGGGCGCATCTGCCCCAGCAGCTCCTGCCCAGCCTGCAAGCCCTGCCCTTGAAGCACCCAAAAAGCCAGAAGCTCCTGTGAAGGAAAAGGGCTCAAAAAACCGCAGGGATAAAAAATCAAAAAAGGGCAAGAAGGAAGAGGCCGCCGAGCAGGAAAAAGCCGCTCCCGCAATGGAAAGCGCGCCCACCAAAGCGCCGGTGCCTGTTCCGCAAAGGACCTCGCCGCCCACACAGGCGGAAGAGGCCGCAGCAGCATACGCCAAGGGCGATTATGCCACAGCGGAGAGCATCTGGAGCAAACAGGCCGAAGCTGGGGATGGACAGGCCATGAACAACCTTGGCGTGCTCTACGACCTCGGGCAGGGGGTGGAGCCTGACCTGGGCCGCGCCCTGCACTGGTTTGCGGAGTCAGCCAAGACAGGGCACCCCTCGGGCATGAGCAATTACGGGCGCATGCTGGAACAGGGACGCGGCATAGAGCCCAACCCCGCAGAAGCAGCACGCTGGTTTGATCTGGCTGCGCGGCAAGGCCAGCCCGAGGCCCAGTATAATCTGGGCATGCTCTATGAGCTGGGGCGCGGGGTGCAGCAGGATTTCACAGCGGCGGCGGCGTGGTACAGCCGCGCTGCGGCGCAGCAGCAAACCGAGGCCTTGTTCCGCCTTGGGCATTTTTATCGCGTCGGCCAAGGGGTTACCAAGAACCCATCACGGGCGGTGCTGCTGCTCTATGCGGCTGCCATGAACGGCGATGCCAACGCCATGAAGGAACTGGAAGATATGGCCCGCGCCGAGCCTTCCCGCCCCGAGGCCGTTCTGTTTGGTCAGCGGCTCGACAACACCGACAGAAATTCCATGCGCACGGCCCTGCGACAGTACGGAGCAACCATTATCCGCGAGGATGACGCCTATATCTGCGATCTGTACGATGCGGCCAAGGTTGCCCCCGGCGCGCGCCAGATGGCGATCTGCTACGGCCCCGGAAACCCCGGCTCACTGGGATTTCTTGAGCTGGATTACACCGCGCCGAACAATACGGTGGAGGGCATGATACTCAAGATGGTCACTGACCGTTTTGGCAAGGCCTCCGCCGGAGAAGGCGATGACGCCCACCTCTGGAATCTGGGCTCTGTGGTGGTTGCCACGCGCTATGAGCCTACGCGCGGGCAGTTGAGCCTCATGTACATGGTTCCCCGCGTGTATCACCTGACGCGCCAGCGTTAG
- a CDS encoding MBOAT family protein has protein sequence MLFNSYTFLFAFLPLLLVCWRLTQGYGPTGLALVLLAFSVVFYGLWGLPFLILLAVILGMNYAFALALAAPEPEQKQDAALAENAEGDAEKACLCGSRKQAGCRFHLSRKGLLILALVLNLLPLLWFKYSAFLAQNLGALLHAQWHFTPPGLPLGISFYTFIQIAWLVSVYRGQVTPQGFTRHALFSACFPYVISGPIVRYEQIGPQFDTLAPTNAENLAQGFTLFTFGMIKKVLLADSIAMYADSVFNAAEKAFPLSGAEAWLGSLCYTFQLYFDFSGYTDMAIGLALMLGLKLPENFDSPYKSTGIVDFWRRWHITLSSWLRDFLYIPLGGNRKGRLMQYRNLFLTMLIGGAWHGAGWTFIVWGALHGSMLGINHFFRACIKGKTLERVLALAPLRICSILFTFFCINLCWVVFRALTIEGAGRMFKAMFTGPFTREAAGLSATTDGLTGFAALVARWLPNNYIQGWVPFALLLVSFLVVWALPNSREILHGRRDGSRPRLSWRPTAAWATGLAVMAFLTLILVSRKATFLYFQF, from the coding sequence ATGCTTTTCAACTCGTACACATTCCTTTTCGCCTTTCTACCCCTGCTGCTGGTATGCTGGCGGCTGACCCAGGGCTACGGCCCCACGGGTCTTGCCCTGGTGCTGCTGGCTTTTTCCGTAGTATTTTACGGTTTGTGGGGTTTGCCCTTCCTGATTCTGCTGGCTGTGATTCTGGGCATGAACTATGCCTTTGCCCTTGCCCTGGCAGCGCCAGAGCCAGAGCAAAAACAGGATGCAGCCCTCGCTGAAAACGCGGAAGGTGATGCCGAAAAGGCCTGCCTGTGCGGTTCGCGCAAGCAGGCTGGCTGCCGGTTCCACTTGAGCCGCAAGGGTCTGCTTATCCTTGCCCTGGTGCTCAACCTGCTGCCCCTGCTGTGGTTCAAATATTCCGCCTTTCTGGCCCAGAATCTTGGGGCGCTGCTGCATGCGCAGTGGCATTTCACCCCGCCCGGGCTGCCCTTGGGTATTTCTTTTTATACCTTCATCCAGATCGCCTGGCTTGTCAGCGTATACCGTGGGCAGGTAACCCCTCAGGGCTTTACGCGGCATGCACTGTTCTCCGCATGTTTCCCCTATGTGATTTCCGGGCCAATCGTGCGTTATGAGCAGATAGGCCCGCAGTTTGATACCCTTGCCCCCACCAATGCTGAGAATCTGGCTCAGGGCTTTACGCTTTTTACCTTCGGCATGATCAAAAAGGTTCTGCTGGCCGACAGCATTGCCATGTACGCCGACTCTGTCTTCAATGCGGCGGAAAAGGCCTTTCCGCTCAGCGGGGCCGAGGCGTGGCTGGGTTCGCTGTGCTATACCTTCCAGCTGTATTTCGACTTTTCTGGCTACACGGACATGGCCATTGGCCTTGCCCTCATGCTGGGCCTCAAACTGCCGGAAAACTTTGATTCGCCCTATAAATCCACCGGCATTGTGGACTTCTGGCGACGCTGGCACATCACGCTCAGTTCGTGGCTGCGCGATTTTCTGTACATCCCCCTTGGCGGCAACCGCAAAGGGCGGCTCATGCAGTACCGCAACCTGTTTCTGACCATGCTGATCGGCGGCGCGTGGCACGGCGCTGGCTGGACCTTTATTGTCTGGGGCGCGCTGCACGGTTCCATGCTGGGCATCAACCACTTTTTCCGTGCCTGCATCAAGGGCAAAACGCTGGAGCGCGTATTGGCCCTTGCGCCGTTGCGCATCTGCTCCATCCTGTTTACATTTTTCTGCATCAATCTGTGCTGGGTTGTGTTCCGCGCGCTGACAATTGAAGGCGCGGGCCGCATGTTCAAAGCCATGTTCACAGGGCCGTTTACGCGTGAAGCGGCGGGCCTGAGCGCAACAACCGACGGGCTTACGGGCTTTGCCGCCCTGGTGGCCCGCTGGCTGCCCAACAACTACATTCAGGGATGGGTTCCCTTTGCCCTGCTGCTGGTGAGCTTTCTGGTGGTCTGGGCGTTGCCCAACAGCCGCGAGATTCTGCACGGCAGACGCGATGGAAGCCGCCCGCGCCTGAGCTGGCGGCCCACAGCCGCCTGGGCTACGGGGCTGGCCGTTATGGCCTTCCTCACCCTGATTCTGGTTTCGCGCAAGGCGACCTTCCTGTACTTCCAATTTTAA
- a CDS encoding integration host factor subunit alpha has translation MKKTLTKADIVEAIYEETDKNRVDVKNVVEKLLEIMKVAIKKDRALLISGFGKFECYDKASRKGRNPKTDETITLPPRKVMVFRLSRKLRAELNP, from the coding sequence ATGAAAAAAACACTGACCAAAGCGGACATCGTGGAGGCCATCTACGAAGAAACGGACAAAAACCGCGTAGATGTCAAGAACGTGGTAGAAAAACTGCTGGAGATCATGAAGGTCGCCATCAAAAAAGACCGGGCCCTGCTTATCAGCGGCTTCGGCAAGTTTGAGTGTTATGACAAGGCCTCCCGCAAGGGCCGCAACCCTAAGACAGATGAAACCATCACCCTGCCGCCGCGCAAGGTTATGGTGTTTCGCCTCTCGCGCAAGCTTCGCGCAGAGCTGAACCCCTAG
- a CDS encoding radical SAM protein, which produces MTQNIAQRSSQTGGKGRVVSLDFAWLRRSAAQRQAVVPVFLPFRGCPVRCVFCAQDVQTGIGGCQNPDRAESSRAASVEGLLLAARENLRLRHESGQAAAELAFYGGTFTALPEEDLSACLDLACEAQEKGWISSFRCSTRPDRVDAPILERLRAAGCGVVELGVQSFADSALAASRRGYTGGTAQAACALVRAANLKLVVQLLPGMPGHSAQFFRDDVPTALAAGAQMLRFYPCLVLEDTGLAAMWREGSYKPWPLEDTLESLAHGWLMAARANVPVIRMGLAPEPGLESAVLAGPVDRELGGRVKGRALLLAVREVLGEGAATPAAQFDLLLPRAAQGFFWGAKGELRARWAALGLRTVFFDDKISPQLVFI; this is translated from the coding sequence ATGACTCAGAATATTGCGCAACGTTCATCGCAAACTGGGGGCAAAGGGCGCGTAGTGTCGCTGGATTTTGCATGGCTGCGACGCAGTGCGGCACAAAGGCAGGCAGTTGTGCCAGTTTTTTTACCATTCAGGGGCTGCCCTGTGCGCTGTGTTTTTTGCGCGCAGGATGTGCAGACGGGTATTGGCGGTTGCCAAAATCCGGACAGGGCGGAAAGTTCGCGCGCCGCAAGTGTGGAGGGTCTGCTGCTCGCCGCACGGGAGAATCTTCGTCTGCGCCATGAAAGCGGGCAGGCTGCGGCGGAACTGGCATTTTACGGCGGCACGTTCACCGCATTGCCCGAGGAAGATCTGTCCGCCTGCCTTGATCTGGCCTGTGAGGCGCAGGAAAAAGGCTGGATAAGTTCCTTCCGCTGTTCAACCCGTCCGGACAGGGTCGATGCCCCAATACTGGAGAGGTTGCGCGCTGCAGGCTGCGGTGTGGTGGAGCTGGGCGTGCAGAGTTTTGCCGACAGTGCCCTTGCCGCCTCCCGCCGGGGCTATACCGGCGGCACTGCCCAGGCGGCCTGCGCCCTTGTGCGGGCTGCGAATCTCAAGCTGGTGGTGCAGCTCTTGCCCGGCATGCCGGGGCATAGCGCGCAGTTTTTTAGGGACGATGTGCCAACGGCCCTTGCTGCGGGCGCGCAGATGCTGCGGTTTTATCCCTGCCTTGTGCTTGAAGACACCGGTCTTGCCGCCATGTGGCGCGAGGGGAGCTACAAACCCTGGCCGCTGGAGGATACGCTTGAAAGCCTTGCCCACGGCTGGCTCATGGCAGCGCGGGCCAATGTGCCCGTGATCCGCATGGGGCTTGCCCCGGAGCCGGGGCTGGAGAGTGCCGTTCTTGCCGGGCCTGTGGACAGGGAACTTGGCGGCAGGGTCAAGGGCCGTGCATTGCTGTTGGCGGTAAGGGAAGTGCTTGGCGAGGGTGCGGCAACACCAGCTGCGCAGTTTGATTTGCTGCTGCCCCGGGCCGCCCAGGGGTTCTTTTGGGGCGCGAAGGGTGAACTGCGCGCCAGATGGGCTGCGCTGGGGCTGCGCACGGTATTTTTTGACGATAAAATCTCGCCGCAGCTTGTTTTCATCTAG
- a CDS encoding Spy/CpxP family protein refolding chaperone, with translation MKSKNIAIAAILAATLMGGAITAYSQPGPAGDMPEGMREMGGCMGEMPCPGMQGHGMMGRGAYTPEQQQKYDAIVTEFVKQMEPVKDQMFIKRQELRALQNASNPDIAAVRATATELLQLRKQLGQMHETMTQRLEKEVGKPAAAPMPKKDAPAAAKHQHGAAQ, from the coding sequence ATGAAATCCAAAAACATCGCCATCGCAGCCATACTTGCAGCAACCCTGATGGGTGGCGCCATAACTGCCTACAGCCAGCCTGGCCCCGCAGGCGACATGCCCGAAGGCATGCGGGAAATGGGCGGCTGCATGGGTGAAATGCCCTGCCCCGGAATGCAGGGACACGGCATGATGGGACGTGGGGCCTACACCCCCGAACAGCAGCAGAAGTATGATGCCATTGTGACTGAGTTCGTCAAACAGATGGAACCCGTAAAGGACCAGATGTTCATCAAGAGACAGGAGTTGCGCGCCCTGCAAAATGCCTCCAACCCCGACATTGCGGCTGTGCGCGCCACTGCCACCGAATTGCTGCAACTCAGAAAGCAGCTCGGTCAGATGCACGAAACCATGACCCAGCGTCTTGAAAAGGAAGTGGGCAAGCCTGCCGCTGCCCCCATGCCCAAAAAGGACGCACCCGCTGCGGCGAAACATCAGCACGGCGCGGCCCAGTAA